From Acidipropionibacterium acidipropionici, one genomic window encodes:
- the trpD gene encoding anthranilate phosphoribosyltransferase has product MAPVAQKTWPDLLTDLVNGHDLDRERSIWAMDQVLSGDLSAVQVAGFAVALRAKGETVEELSGLAEGMLGRATPLELDRETVDIVGTGGDRANTVNISTMAAIVASGAGARVVKHGNRAASSACGTADCLEALGVKLSLDPKDQAGVLDAAHIVFLFAPLYHASLRFAGPARKELGIQTTFNLLGPLTNPARPRADAIGIADARMAPLVAGVLTDRGSRGLVFHGGDGLDELTTTTDSQIWLFNEGRCVRTSLDPADLGIPRAEPHDLVGGDPAHNAQVVRDVLDGATGPVRDIVLLNAAAALLAYDGPDVDAPLVDQLAPRLDRAAAAIDSGKAREQLARWIEVTAG; this is encoded by the coding sequence GTGGCCCCGGTCGCACAGAAGACATGGCCCGATCTCCTCACCGATCTGGTCAACGGGCACGATCTGGACCGCGAGCGCTCCATCTGGGCGATGGATCAGGTGCTGTCCGGGGATCTGAGCGCCGTCCAGGTGGCGGGATTCGCGGTGGCGCTGCGCGCCAAGGGGGAGACGGTCGAGGAGCTGTCGGGTCTCGCGGAGGGGATGCTCGGGCGCGCCACCCCACTGGAGCTCGACCGGGAGACCGTCGACATCGTCGGCACCGGAGGGGACCGCGCCAACACGGTCAACATCTCCACGATGGCCGCGATCGTCGCCTCCGGGGCGGGTGCCAGGGTGGTCAAGCACGGCAACCGCGCCGCCAGCTCGGCCTGCGGCACCGCCGACTGCCTCGAGGCCCTCGGCGTCAAGCTGTCCCTGGATCCGAAGGATCAGGCGGGCGTGCTGGACGCCGCCCACATCGTCTTCCTCTTCGCCCCGCTGTACCACGCCTCGCTGCGATTCGCCGGCCCCGCCCGCAAGGAGCTCGGCATCCAGACGACCTTCAACCTGCTAGGACCCCTCACCAACCCGGCCCGGCCCCGGGCCGATGCGATCGGCATCGCCGATGCCAGAATGGCGCCGCTGGTCGCCGGCGTGCTGACCGATCGGGGATCCCGTGGGCTGGTCTTCCACGGCGGTGACGGGCTCGACGAGCTCACCACGACCACCGACTCCCAGATCTGGCTGTTCAATGAGGGGCGCTGCGTCCGGACCTCCCTCGACCCGGCCGATCTCGGCATCCCGCGTGCCGAGCCGCATGATCTCGTGGGCGGCGACCCCGCCCACAACGCCCAGGTGGTCCGCGATGTGCTGGACGGTGCGACCGGCCCGGTGCGCGACATCGTCCTGCTCAACGCCGCCGCCGCACTGCTGGCCTATGACGGGCCGGACGTCGACGCGCCGCTGGTCGATCAGCTCGCCCCGCGGTTGGACAGGGCCGCGGCGGCCATCGACTCGGGGAAGGCCCGGGAGCAGCTGGCACGCTGGATCGAGGTCACAGCAGGTTGA
- a CDS encoding response regulator transcription factor — protein MTEDQSSGGPTLKVLVYSDDRQVREQVRLALGRRISPDLPEIEVVDVATQPAAIHAVDSGNYDVVIADGEAVPSGGMGLCHQLKDEVSDCPPVVLLVARVADAWLASWSRADAISTHPVDPVELPRVVAGVVRAAAEV, from the coding sequence ATGACTGAAGACCAGAGCAGCGGCGGGCCCACTCTCAAGGTGCTCGTGTACTCCGACGACCGTCAGGTCCGAGAGCAGGTGCGTCTCGCGCTGGGTAGACGGATCTCCCCCGACCTCCCCGAGATCGAGGTGGTCGACGTCGCCACCCAGCCCGCCGCGATCCATGCCGTCGACTCCGGAAATTACGACGTCGTGATCGCTGACGGCGAAGCCGTCCCCTCGGGCGGCATGGGCCTGTGCCATCAGCTCAAGGACGAGGTCTCCGACTGCCCGCCGGTCGTGCTGCTGGTCGCCAGGGTGGCTGATGCCTGGCTGGCGAGCTGGTCGCGAGCCGACGCGATCAGCACCCATCCGGTCGATCCCGTCGAGCTGCCCCGCGTGGTGGCCGGTGTGGTCCGTGCCGCCGCGGAGGTGTGA
- the ctaE gene encoding aa3-type cytochrome oxidase subunit III, which translates to MATSAKTSERPSGAIHPIAPSRLKAPSGRPDLLPMGVWIWLASELMFFAALFAAYFMIRQVTSDKAAAGAQTLWQSESAHLDIPYAAVNTLILVLSSVTCQMGVHAAEHGRVRRTKGLAAVTAWGMREWYTLTFVMGTVFIAGQALEYANLVSEGHTMQSSVFFSLFFIATGFHGLHVTGGLVAFLFTLGRTYLARRFTHEQAVTAMVVSYYWHFVDVVWIILFSVIYIIR; encoded by the coding sequence GTGGCCACTTCAGCGAAGACGTCAGAGCGACCGTCAGGTGCCATCCACCCGATCGCCCCCTCCCGACTCAAGGCTCCCTCCGGGCGCCCTGACCTTCTCCCGATGGGCGTGTGGATCTGGCTGGCGAGCGAACTCATGTTCTTCGCGGCCCTGTTCGCCGCGTACTTCATGATCCGTCAGGTGACCAGCGACAAGGCGGCCGCGGGGGCGCAGACCCTGTGGCAGTCGGAGTCGGCGCATCTCGACATCCCGTACGCGGCCGTGAACACCCTGATCCTGGTGCTCTCCTCGGTCACCTGTCAGATGGGTGTGCACGCCGCCGAGCACGGCCGGGTGCGTCGCACCAAGGGCCTGGCGGCCGTCACCGCCTGGGGGATGCGGGAGTGGTACACCCTCACCTTCGTGATGGGCACCGTCTTCATCGCCGGGCAGGCGCTCGAGTACGCGAACCTGGTCAGCGAGGGCCACACCATGCAGTCCAGCGTGTTCTTCTCGCTGTTCTTCATCGCCACCGGGTTCCACGGACTCCACGTGACCGGCGGCCTGGTGGCCTTCCTGTTCACCCTCGGCCGCACTTATCTGGCGCGCCGTTTCACCCATGAGCAGGCGGTCACGGCGATGGTGGTGTCCTACTACTGGCACTTCGTCGACGTGGTGTGGATCATCCTGTTCTCGGTCATCTACATCATCCGGTGA
- the qcrC gene encoding cytochrome bc1 complex diheme cytochrome c subunit, protein MRFLSMRRRHPAAKPLMLLLALVLVGCVYALVSPAASSTADTNVSSQAAAGKAIFETNCSSCHGMNGEGTTQGPTLAGVGAASVDFQMGTGRMPMARPEAQAPAKRTNFTDEEIAQVAAYVASLAPGPSVPDAEQYTGKGLSAEEIARGGELFRTNCSACHAIDGRGGALPNGSYAPSLVKTSDKHIYEALRTGPQQMPVFSKSALTDDDVKEIIAYLSSVHSQPNDGGFSLGGLGPISEGLWAWIIGIGTCVLVAFWLAKKGARAR, encoded by the coding sequence GTGAGGTTCCTCTCCATGAGACGGCGGCATCCGGCGGCGAAGCCGCTGATGCTGCTGCTGGCCCTCGTTCTGGTGGGTTGTGTCTACGCCCTCGTCAGCCCCGCGGCGTCGAGCACCGCGGATACCAACGTCTCGAGCCAGGCCGCCGCGGGCAAGGCCATCTTCGAGACCAACTGCTCCTCCTGCCATGGGATGAACGGGGAGGGCACCACCCAGGGGCCCACCCTGGCCGGTGTGGGCGCCGCCTCGGTCGATTTCCAGATGGGTACCGGCCGTATGCCGATGGCCCGGCCGGAGGCCCAGGCCCCGGCGAAGCGCACGAACTTCACCGATGAGGAGATCGCCCAGGTCGCGGCCTATGTCGCCTCACTGGCCCCCGGCCCCTCCGTCCCCGACGCCGAGCAGTACACCGGCAAGGGTCTGAGCGCCGAGGAGATCGCCCGCGGCGGAGAGCTCTTCCGCACCAACTGCTCGGCCTGCCACGCCATCGACGGCCGTGGCGGCGCACTGCCGAACGGCTCCTACGCACCCTCCCTGGTGAAGACCTCGGACAAGCACATCTACGAGGCGCTGCGCACCGGCCCGCAGCAGATGCCGGTCTTCTCCAAGTCCGCGCTGACCGATGACGACGTCAAGGAGATCATCGCCTACCTCAGCAGCGTCCACTCCCAGCCCAACGACGGCGGCTTCTCCCTCGGCGGTCTCGGACCGATCTCGGAGGGCCTGTGGGCATGGATCATCGGCATCGGCACATGCGTGCTGGTGGCCTTCTGGCTGGCGAAGAAGGGAGCCCGGGCGCGATGA
- the qcrA gene encoding cytochrome bc1 complex Rieske iron-sulfur subunit yields the protein MAGEEGSPGAMSTDQRNNQQPVADPGLEPYVERYSDADPAAGRRVYHQILTLFGLVPVLAVAFVVLYFAVPRDMVVKFGPLHANALHIALGATAGFAILFIGLGSIHWAKQVMGDHEIAEERHPANSSDEDRAEMARVWKQGAEESGLRRRKLIGFAAAGAIGALALPAVVSLADLGPKPGKGMRRATIERTIWAEGTRLVNDVTYAPIKASEMEIGQLVNAEPETIKDLHDADFQREKAKSAIIIVRMDPDSIKIPDSRKDWQVGGILSYSKICTHVGCPISLWEQQTHHLLCPCHQSTFDLGDSGVVVFGPAARSLPQLPITVDKDGYLVARSDFTVPVGPSYFERDSRHDYKKGDN from the coding sequence CTGGCTGGCGAAGAAGGGAGCCCGGGCGCGATGAGCACCGATCAGAGGAACAATCAGCAGCCGGTCGCCGATCCGGGCCTCGAGCCCTACGTCGAGCGGTACTCCGACGCGGATCCGGCGGCCGGGCGCCGCGTCTACCACCAGATCCTGACGCTCTTCGGGCTGGTCCCGGTCCTGGCCGTCGCCTTCGTGGTGCTGTACTTCGCGGTTCCGCGCGACATGGTGGTGAAGTTCGGCCCGCTGCACGCCAACGCCCTCCATATCGCTCTGGGCGCGACGGCCGGCTTCGCAATCCTCTTCATCGGTCTGGGATCGATCCACTGGGCCAAGCAGGTCATGGGCGACCATGAGATCGCCGAGGAGCGTCACCCCGCCAATTCCAGCGACGAGGATCGCGCGGAGATGGCGAGGGTCTGGAAGCAGGGCGCCGAGGAGTCGGGGCTGAGGCGTCGCAAGCTGATCGGTTTCGCGGCCGCGGGCGCGATCGGGGCCCTGGCGCTGCCGGCGGTCGTGAGCCTCGCCGACCTGGGGCCCAAGCCCGGCAAGGGGATGCGCAGGGCCACCATCGAGCGCACCATCTGGGCCGAGGGCACCCGGCTGGTCAACGACGTCACCTATGCGCCGATCAAGGCCTCCGAGATGGAGATCGGCCAGCTCGTCAATGCCGAGCCCGAGACCATCAAGGACCTGCACGACGCGGACTTCCAGCGGGAGAAGGCCAAGTCGGCGATCATCATCGTCCGGATGGATCCGGACTCCATCAAGATCCCCGACTCGCGGAAGGACTGGCAGGTCGGCGGCATCCTCTCCTACTCCAAGATCTGCACCCACGTCGGCTGCCCGATCAGCCTGTGGGAGCAGCAGACCCACCATCTGCTGTGTCCCTGCCATCAGTCGACCTTCGACCTGGGCGATTCCGGTGTCGTGGTCTTCGGGCCCGCGGCCCGCTCCCTGCCCCAGCTGCCGATCACGGTCGACAAGGACGGCTACCTGGTGGCGCGCAGCGACTTCACCGTTCCGGTGGGGCCCAGCTACTTCGAGCGCGATTCGCGCCACGATTACAAGAAGGGTGACAACTGA
- the qcrB gene encoding cytochrome bc1 complex cytochrome b subunit, with the protein MARPTGTADTSPAVESQVPDDAAPKKSSSGPLIWADDRLGLAKLGKAGLRKVFPDHWSFLLGEIALYSFIVLLITGVFLTIWFKPSMAEIDYQGSYQLLRGVPMSEAFASTLDISFDIRGGLLVRQIHHWAALLFVAAAMFHMLRVFFTGAFRKPREINWLIGVGLFMMAMIEGFAGYSLPDDLLSGTGLRFADGLMRSIPLIGTWVEFFVFNGEFPGTAIVPRLYMVHILLVPALLLGLIAAHISLVVYHKHTQYPGPGHTEKNVVGYPMFPVYMAKAGGFFFVVFGVITLMATFMQINPVWKYGPYNPAQVTAGSQPDWYMGWLEGAVRIMPNWEWHIGHTTWSWNIFLPGVGLMGILAVILVAWPFVERWITGDTAEHHILDRPRNVPTRTALGVAAMTGYAMFQLAGGNDIIATHFHLSLNAITYFMRAAVFVAPVIAYHITKRICVSLQRADLERLEHGSPSGEIVRSPDGGFVEKHEPLSQEEAWRLTQHKEYPVLDATVTGDEGIPVRGGVSRRRARLLRWFVGSNVAKPTADQIKGADGHRSVEGAEARPEVESSRSEDAGAEERTPIGH; encoded by the coding sequence ATGGCCCGCCCAACCGGAACCGCAGACACCTCACCCGCCGTCGAGTCCCAGGTGCCCGACGACGCCGCCCCCAAGAAGTCCTCCTCGGGCCCGCTCATCTGGGCCGATGACCGGCTGGGGCTGGCGAAGCTGGGCAAGGCGGGGCTGCGCAAGGTCTTCCCGGACCACTGGTCCTTCCTGCTCGGCGAGATCGCGCTGTACTCCTTCATCGTGCTGCTCATCACCGGCGTCTTCCTCACCATCTGGTTCAAGCCGTCGATGGCCGAGATCGACTACCAGGGCTCCTACCAGCTGCTGCGCGGCGTGCCCATGTCGGAGGCCTTCGCCTCCACCCTCGACATCTCCTTCGACATCCGCGGCGGACTGCTGGTCCGCCAGATACATCACTGGGCCGCCCTGCTCTTCGTGGCTGCCGCCATGTTCCACATGCTCCGGGTGTTCTTCACCGGCGCCTTCCGCAAGCCCCGCGAGATCAACTGGCTGATCGGCGTCGGCCTGTTCATGATGGCGATGATCGAGGGCTTCGCCGGATACTCGCTGCCCGACGATCTGCTGTCGGGCACCGGCCTGAGGTTCGCCGACGGCCTGATGCGATCCATCCCGCTGATCGGCACCTGGGTGGAGTTCTTCGTCTTCAACGGAGAGTTCCCGGGAACCGCCATCGTGCCGCGCCTCTACATGGTCCACATCCTGCTGGTGCCGGCACTGCTGCTCGGCCTGATCGCGGCACACATCTCGCTGGTCGTCTACCACAAGCACACCCAGTACCCGGGGCCCGGGCACACCGAGAAGAATGTGGTGGGCTACCCCATGTTCCCGGTGTACATGGCCAAGGCCGGCGGCTTCTTCTTCGTGGTCTTCGGGGTCATCACCCTGATGGCCACCTTCATGCAGATCAACCCGGTGTGGAAGTACGGCCCCTACAACCCGGCACAGGTGACCGCCGGCTCCCAGCCCGACTGGTACATGGGCTGGCTCGAGGGTGCGGTGCGCATCATGCCGAACTGGGAGTGGCACATCGGCCACACCACCTGGAGCTGGAACATCTTCCTGCCCGGCGTCGGGCTGATGGGGATCCTCGCCGTCATCCTCGTGGCGTGGCCCTTCGTGGAGCGCTGGATCACCGGTGACACCGCCGAGCATCACATCCTGGACCGTCCCCGCAATGTGCCGACCCGCACCGCCCTGGGCGTCGCGGCGATGACCGGATACGCCATGTTCCAGCTGGCCGGCGGCAATGACATCATCGCCACCCACTTCCACCTGTCCCTCAACGCCATCACCTACTTCATGCGGGCGGCCGTCTTCGTCGCCCCGGTGATCGCCTACCACATCACCAAGCGCATCTGCGTGAGCCTCCAGAGGGCCGACCTGGAACGTCTGGAGCACGGATCTCCCTCCGGTGAGATCGTGCGCAGCCCCGACGGCGGCTTCGTCGAGAAGCACGAGCCCCTCAGCCAGGAGGAGGCCTGGCGGCTCACCCAGCACAAGGAGTACCCGGTTCTGGACGCCACGGTCACCGGCGATGAGGGCATTCCTGTGCGCGGCGGGGTATCGCGGCGCCGGGCCCGGCTGCTGCGCTGGTTCGTCGGTTCCAACGTGGCCAAGCCGACCGCCGACCAGATCAAGGGTGCCGACGGGCATCGGTCGGTCGAGGGCGCCGAGGCCCGCCCGGAGGTCGAGTCCTCCCGGTCCGAGGACGCCGGCGCCGAGGAGCGGACGCCCATCGGTCACTGA
- a CDS encoding MGMT family protein — MDGEELIDRVLLAADLVPRGRVVSYGDLAELVGTTARMVGRIMARHGHDVCWWRVVNASGHLPSALLGRAAPHWAEEGTRRNAAGTACRMSVARADLAALGERYRGELAAAGDGTR; from the coding sequence GTGGACGGCGAGGAACTCATCGACCGGGTCCTGCTGGCCGCGGACCTGGTGCCCCGGGGCCGGGTCGTGAGCTACGGCGACCTCGCCGAACTGGTGGGCACCACGGCGAGGATGGTCGGACGGATCATGGCCCGTCACGGCCACGATGTGTGCTGGTGGCGGGTCGTCAACGCCTCGGGGCACCTGCCCTCGGCGCTCCTCGGGCGGGCCGCACCGCACTGGGCCGAGGAGGGCACCCGCCGCAACGCGGCGGGCACCGCCTGCCGCATGTCGGTCGCCCGTGCCGACCTGGCGGCTCTGGGCGAGCGGTACCGCGGCGAGCTGGCCGCCGCGGGCGACGGGACGCGGTAG
- a CDS encoding GuaB1 family IMP dehydrogenase-related protein: protein MRYVRFLNEQPTYELTYNDVFMAPNRSSVGSRMNVDLTSTDALHIPTPIVVANMTAISGRRMAETIARRGGIAVLPQDIPGPFVAEAIAKVKAADTRFDTPVKVTPTTTVGEAMGLLQKRAHGVVLVLEDDRPVGLVSPSEAEGVDRFAQVHEVMSTDLTLVSPEQTADDVFNALADHHQKVAVAVDGDGRLVGIMTSRGAVRTEIYRPAVDPSGRLMVGTAIGINGDVAGRAESALRAGSDVLVMDTAHGHQDQMDKALRIADRTRIQFEAATGRRVPIVAGNVVTRRGTLDLLEAGADIVKVGVGPGAMCTTRMQTGVGRPQFSAVLECAEAAAESGGSIWADGGVRYPRDVALALAAGSGSVMIGSWFAGTHESTGEMLTDHDGRRYKESFGMASARAVRHRTRRRSAFERARAALFEEGISHSRMYLDPDRPGVEDLLDFITSGVRSSCTYAGAGNLAEFHEKAVVGIQSPSGYEEGRPLSSSWS from the coding sequence ATGAGGTACGTGCGTTTCCTCAATGAGCAGCCGACCTATGAGCTCACCTACAACGACGTCTTCATGGCACCCAACAGGTCCTCGGTGGGTTCCCGCATGAATGTGGATCTGACGTCCACCGATGCACTGCACATCCCCACACCGATCGTGGTGGCCAATATGACCGCCATCTCAGGGCGACGGATGGCAGAGACGATCGCCCGCCGTGGCGGCATCGCAGTACTTCCCCAGGACATTCCCGGGCCCTTCGTCGCCGAGGCGATCGCGAAGGTCAAGGCCGCGGACACCCGCTTCGACACGCCGGTCAAGGTGACTCCCACCACCACCGTCGGCGAGGCCATGGGGCTCCTGCAGAAGCGCGCCCACGGCGTCGTGCTCGTCCTCGAGGACGACCGTCCCGTCGGGCTGGTCTCCCCCAGCGAGGCCGAGGGGGTGGACCGTTTCGCCCAGGTGCATGAGGTGATGTCCACCGATCTCACCCTGGTGAGCCCCGAGCAGACCGCCGACGACGTCTTCAACGCCTTGGCCGACCATCACCAGAAGGTCGCCGTCGCGGTGGACGGAGACGGCCGGCTGGTCGGCATCATGACGTCTCGCGGCGCCGTGCGCACCGAGATCTACCGGCCCGCCGTCGACCCCTCTGGAAGGCTCATGGTGGGCACGGCGATCGGCATCAACGGTGACGTCGCCGGGCGCGCCGAGAGCGCTCTGCGGGCCGGCTCCGATGTGCTGGTGATGGATACCGCGCACGGCCATCAGGACCAGATGGACAAGGCCCTGAGGATCGCCGATCGCACCCGCATCCAGTTCGAGGCCGCGACCGGCCGTCGGGTGCCGATCGTGGCGGGCAATGTCGTCACACGGCGCGGCACCCTGGATCTGCTCGAGGCCGGCGCCGACATCGTCAAGGTGGGGGTGGGCCCGGGGGCGATGTGCACGACGAGGATGCAGACCGGCGTCGGACGTCCCCAGTTCAGCGCCGTCCTCGAGTGCGCCGAGGCTGCCGCCGAGTCGGGCGGCTCGATCTGGGCGGACGGCGGTGTCCGCTACCCGCGCGACGTCGCCCTGGCCCTGGCCGCCGGCTCCGGATCGGTGATGATCGGCTCCTGGTTCGCGGGCACCCACGAGTCCACCGGCGAGATGCTCACCGACCATGACGGACGCCGTTACAAGGAGTCCTTCGGGATGGCCTCAGCCCGCGCCGTGCGTCACCGCACCCGTCGCCGCAGCGCCTTCGAGAGGGCTCGCGCCGCTCTCTTCGAGGAAGGCATCTCCCACTCGAGGATGTACCTGGACCCGGATCGCCCCGGCGTCGAGGACCTGCTGGACTTCATCACGTCGGGGGTGCGTTCCTCCTGCACCTATGCGGGAGCCGGGAACCTCGCGGAGTTCCACGAGAAGGCCGTGGTGGGCATCCAGTCCCCCTCGGGCTATGAGGAGGGTCGTCCCCTCTCCAGCTCCTGGAGCTGA
- a CDS encoding cytochrome c oxidase subunit 4 produces MKVERWVFGGMAIFLVMMTVIYWLTAHEIAGAWVLGLSGVMAVMVFGYVLAVGRRIDARPEDDKEAEVVDGAGSLGFFPPKSIWPFWTAVTLAVICLGPPFGWWLSILGAAIGIWSVSGWAYEYYRGEYAH; encoded by the coding sequence ATGAAGGTCGAACGGTGGGTCTTCGGCGGGATGGCCATCTTCCTGGTCATGATGACCGTCATCTACTGGCTGACGGCCCACGAGATCGCAGGAGCGTGGGTCCTGGGCCTGTCCGGGGTGATGGCCGTCATGGTCTTCGGATACGTCCTAGCGGTGGGCCGCAGGATCGACGCCCGCCCTGAGGACGACAAAGAGGCCGAGGTGGTTGACGGAGCAGGCTCCCTCGGCTTCTTCCCCCCGAAGAGCATCTGGCCGTTCTGGACGGCGGTCACCCTGGCTGTCATCTGCCTCGGTCCGCCCTTCGGCTGGTGGCTGTCCATCCTGGGCGCCGCCATCGGCATCTGGTCGGTCTCCGGCTGGGCCTACGAGTACTACCGGGGCGAGTACGCGCACTGA
- the ctaD gene encoding aa3-type cytochrome oxidase subunit I: MSTSVANRTSTTAQSAASTCERRRIGKVVWEYMTTTDHKKIGRLYFLTTFFFFCFGGILALIIRAELAYPGMQFVHYETFNQLFTMHGTIMLLMFATPLFAGFANYIMPLQIGAPDVAFPRLNMFAYWLYLFGSIIACAGFLTPGGAASFGWFAYAPLSDAINSPQVGGDLWIMGLYLLGLSSILGSVNFVTTIITLRTPGMTMFRMPIFCWNILVTSIMVLMVFPVLSAGLLVLESDRLLGTHIFDAANGGPILWQHLFWFFGHPEVYIVALPFFGIVTEVIPVFSRKPVFGYVGLVFATLAIGGLSMSVWAHHMFVTGAVSLPFFSFMTFTIAVPTGVKFFNWIGTMWGGSISFDTPMLFAIGFLVTFLFGGLTGIILASPPMDFNVSDTYFVVAHFHYVLFGTVVFAMFAGYYYWWPKITGHMLDETWGKIHFWTLFVGFHTTFLVQHWLGVEGMQRRIADYGAWEGFTTLNQVSTFGAFLLGISMLPFMWNVWVSRKHPKVEVDDPWGWGRSLEWITTCPPPPHNFDHMVRVRSASPAFDAIHPELQETSKTLAEEVDEPRELIRSGRREEDR; the protein is encoded by the coding sequence CGCCGGATCGGCAAGGTCGTGTGGGAGTACATGACCACGACCGATCACAAGAAGATCGGCAGGCTCTACTTCCTCACCACATTCTTCTTCTTCTGCTTCGGCGGAATCCTCGCCCTCATCATCCGCGCCGAGCTGGCATACCCCGGCATGCAGTTCGTCCATTACGAGACCTTCAACCAGCTCTTCACGATGCACGGCACGATCATGCTGCTGATGTTCGCGACCCCGCTGTTCGCCGGTTTCGCGAACTACATCATGCCGCTGCAGATCGGCGCCCCCGACGTCGCCTTCCCGCGGCTCAACATGTTCGCCTACTGGCTGTACCTGTTCGGCTCGATCATCGCCTGCGCGGGATTCCTCACCCCCGGCGGGGCGGCCAGCTTCGGATGGTTCGCGTACGCGCCGCTGTCCGACGCCATCAACTCCCCCCAGGTCGGCGGGGACCTGTGGATCATGGGCCTGTACCTGCTGGGCCTGTCGTCGATCCTCGGCTCGGTGAACTTCGTCACCACCATCATCACGCTGCGCACCCCTGGCATGACGATGTTCCGGATGCCCATCTTCTGCTGGAACATCCTGGTCACCTCGATCATGGTGCTCATGGTCTTCCCGGTGCTGTCCGCCGGCCTGCTGGTGCTGGAGTCCGACCGGTTGCTGGGCACCCACATCTTCGACGCCGCCAATGGCGGGCCGATCCTGTGGCAGCACCTCTTCTGGTTCTTCGGGCATCCCGAGGTCTACATCGTCGCGCTGCCCTTCTTCGGCATCGTCACCGAGGTGATCCCGGTCTTCAGCCGCAAGCCGGTCTTCGGCTACGTCGGCCTGGTCTTCGCCACCCTGGCCATCGGCGGCCTGTCGATGTCGGTGTGGGCGCACCACATGTTCGTCACCGGGGCGGTCTCCCTGCCCTTCTTCTCCTTCATGACCTTCACCATCGCCGTGCCGACCGGTGTGAAATTCTTCAACTGGATCGGGACGATGTGGGGCGGGTCGATCAGTTTCGACACGCCGATGCTCTTCGCCATCGGCTTCCTGGTCACCTTCCTGTTCGGCGGGCTGACCGGCATCATCCTGGCCAGCCCCCCGATGGACTTCAACGTCTCCGACACCTACTTCGTGGTGGCCCACTTCCACTACGTGCTGTTCGGGACAGTGGTCTTCGCGATGTTCGCCGGCTACTACTACTGGTGGCCCAAGATCACCGGGCACATGCTCGACGAGACCTGGGGCAAGATCCACTTCTGGACCCTCTTCGTGGGATTCCACACCACCTTCCTCGTCCAGCACTGGCTGGGCGTCGAGGGCATGCAACGGCGCATCGCCGACTACGGCGCCTGGGAGGGGTTCACCACCCTCAACCAGGTGTCCACCTTCGGCGCCTTCCTGCTCGGCATCTCGATGCTGCCCTTCATGTGGAACGTCTGGGTCTCCCGCAAGCACCCCAAGGTCGAGGTGGACGACCCCTGGGGCTGGGGGCGCAGCCTGGAGTGGATCACGACCTGCCCGCCGCCGCCCCATAACTTCGATCACATGGTCCGGGTGCGCTCGGCATCACCGGCCTTCGACGCTATCCACCCCGAGTTGCAGGAGACCTCCAAGACTCTGGCGGAGGAAGTCGACGAGCCACGTGAGCTGATCCGCTCCGGCAGGCGGGAGGAGGACCGATGA